The DNA sequence CCCGTTCCGCTGCGTCGGTACCGACATCGGTCGCGGCGAGCCGGTGGTGTTCGCGCGCGGCGACCTGGCGCTAGCGATCCGCGCCAGCCTGTCGGTGCCGGCGGCCTTCGCGCCGATCCAGGTCGAGGGCCGGCTGATGGTGGACGGCGGCATCGTCAACAACCTGCCGGTGGACGTGGCCCGCAGCATGGGCGCACGCCCGCTGCTGGTGGTCAACGTCAGTGAGCCGCTGCTGCCGGAATCCCGGCTCAATTCGCCAGTGGCGATCTCCGAGCAGATGCTGACGATACTGATGCAGCGCCAGACCGAAGCCGCGCTGGCCCGGCTCGGCCCCGAGGATCTGGTGTTGGCGCCGCAGCTCGGCGAGTTCGGCAGCAGCGAATTCGATCGTGTTGCCGAAGCGATCCCGGCCGGCGAACAGGCGGCCGCGCAGCAGCTCGAGCGGCTGCATGCCTTCCGCCTGGATGAGGCCGGCTACGCCGCCTGGCAGGCACGGCACCGCCGGCGCGACTTCGACCCGCCGCTGGTGGCCTTTCTCGACGTGATCAGGGACCGCAGCCGCACCGCCGGCTACGTCGAGAACCAGCTGGCCGGCACGGTGGGCCGGCCGCTCGACGTCAGGCAGCTCGAGCGCGACATTGGCCAGGCCTACGGCGCCGGCCGCTACGAGCGCATCGACTGGCAGTTGCAGCAACGCAACGGCCAGACCGGGCTGGAGATCGTTCCGGTGGACAAGAGCTGGGGCCCGAATTTCATCACCTTCGGCCTGCAGCTGTCCGACGATTTCGCCGGCCGCAACGGCTACCAGCTGGTGGCCGAAAGCACCCTGACCGGCCTGAACAGCTTCGGCGGCGAGTGGCGCAACCGGCTGAGCCTGGGCGAGCTGACCGGCCTGCGTACCGAGCTGTATCAGCCCTGGGGCTCGATCGGCCAGTATTTCACCCTGCCCTTCGCGGAGTACCTGGCGACCAACCAGCCGCTGCAACTGCTGGCGGGCGCGGATTCCGAATACCGCATCGAACGTTTCCAGACCGGTGTCGAATTCGGCTACAACCCGCGTGCCGATCTGCAGCTGTCGCTGGCCGGCGTGCGCGGCCGCGACCACGCGCGGCTGCGGATCGGCGACCCGTTGCTGCTGCCCAGGCGGCGCGAGGCCGACTTCACGGCGCTGGTGCTGGGCCTGACGCGCGACACGCTCGATGAGGCCGAGTTTCCCGCGCGCGGCGGGCGCGTGGAACTGGAATTCTCCGCCTACGGCCGGGCACTCGGCGGTGACAGCCGCGGCGAAGTCGCGACGCTCAGTTGGGACGAGGCGCTGTCGCACGGCCGGCATCGCGGTTTGTTCGGCCTGCGCCTGCACACCACTTGGGACGACCCCAACCTGCTGCAGACCACCGGCTTCCTCGGTGGCTTCACCAACCTGTCCGGCTTCGCCGAGCGCGAACTGTTCGGCGAGCACAGCCTGCTGGCACGCGCCGTGTACTACCGCCGCCTCGACGACACCAGCCGCCTGTTCACCGTGCCGGTGTACCTCGGCGGCAGCCTCGAAGGTGGCAATGTGTGGGAGAAACGGCGCGACGTGTCGCTGGGTGACCTGATCGGCGCCGGCAGCCTGTTCCTGGGGGTGGATACGATCTTCGGCCCGGTGTTCTTCGGCTATGGCCTGGCCGACACCGGCGATAGCGCCTGGTATCTGAACTTCGGCTCGCTGCTGCGGCCGCGCCTGTGACCTGGCCATGCCGCAAGCTGCGACAGTTGCGTTATGCTGCCGGAAACGGCACCGGAGGACGCAGGGAGTCGCTCATGACCGCCATCAGCACCAAGACCGTCCGCGACTATATGACCACGCGGCTGCTGACCTTCACCCCGGACACCGAGATCATGGCAGCGATGCGACAGCTGGTCACGCGCGGGCACTCTGGCGCGCCAGTGGTGGACGAGGACGGCCATGTCGTCGGCATGCTCTCGGAAAAGGACTGCCTCAAGGTCGCGGTACTGGCCAATTACGAAGGCGTGTCGCCCGGACTGGTGCGCGACTACATGTCGCCGTCGGTGGTCTCGGTCACGCCGGACACCAGCCTGCTGGAGGTCGCCAGCCGCTTCGTGGATGCGCCGTTCAAACGTTTTGCGGTGGTGGTGGACGGCAAGCTGGTCGGCCAGATCTCGCGCTCCGACGTATTGCGCGCGATCGATGAGCTGAGCTGACGGGCGCAACCCACCCCCCGGCGAAGTCCGACGTCCAGCGTCGCGAATCAAGACCCTGGGTTCCGGATCGCGACTCCTGCGCGGTCTTGTCCGGAATGACGAATCCCGAACGGTGCTGCGACGAGGTACGCGCAAAAGGCCGCAGCCAGGGAGGTCAGGTAGGGATACGGCAGTTCGAACAGGTGCTGCCCGCCGACGTAAACCGCGATGCCGGCGACCAGCGCGGCGATGGCGGAGGCCGCACTGCCGATGCGCCTGCCCCACAGCGCGAACAGCATGCACACCAGCACGCCGGCCGAGCCCAGGCTCGAGGCCTCCTCGACCAGCGCATACACGCCCTCGCTGGTCAGCGCCAGGACATAGGCGACCAGTCCGAACACCACCACCGCGGCGCGGTCGAAGCGCAGCCTGTGGCGCTCGTCCATGCGCGGCATCAGCGGGATGACCAGGTTGTGCGCGGTCAGCGCACCGGCCACCAGCAGCGCGCTGTTGACCGTGGACAGGATCGCCGACACCAACGCACCCACGAACACGATGTACAGCACGGTGCCCAGATTCTGCTGGGCCACGTGCATCAACACCTGCTCGGGATGCTCCAGGGCACCGACCAACTGCGGACCGACCAGGCCGATGCCGACCGGAATCAGACCCACGGCCAGATACAGAAAACTCGCGCCGACGGTAGCGCGACTGGCTATCGTCGGCGAGCGGGCCGAGATGATGCGCGAGATCATCTCCTGTGCGGCCACCGTGCCCAGCACCGGGATGGCCCAGGCCTCCAGCGTGGCCAGCCAGGGCTGCCCGGCCGGCACCAGCCGGGTCGCTTCGCCGGACAGTGCGCCGAGTTTCTCCCAGCCCCCGCCGGCGACCAGCACGATCGCGCCCAGTGCCACCAGGCCGACGATCAGCACCACGCCCTGCAGCAGGTCGCTGAGCGCGTCGGCCAGCATACCGCCCAGCGTGGTGTAGATCACGACCACCGCGGTGGCAACGGTGATGGCGACGTTGACCTCGAGGTCGGACGAGGCCGTGAGCACCTGGCCGAAGGCGCGGATCTGCGCCGCCGCCCACAACAGCGAGGTCGGCACCATCAGGATCGCGGCCAGGCGCTCGACGCCGACGCCG is a window from the Nevskiales bacterium genome containing:
- a CDS encoding sodium:solute symporter family protein; the encoded protein is MNLLVVCILVYVLLQLAIGYWASRGIKTEQDYLLAGRNLGPGLTLFTVFATWFGAETCVGSAGEAYAGGLAAVTTDPFGYALGILVAGLFFAAPLWRRKLTTLADLFRERYGVGVERLAAILMVPTSLLWAAAQIRAFGQVLTASSDLEVNVAITVATAVVVIYTTLGGMLADALSDLLQGVVLIVGLVALGAIVLVAGGGWEKLGALSGEATRLVPAGQPWLATLEAWAIPVLGTVAAQEMISRIISARSPTIASRATVGASFLYLAVGLIPVGIGLVGPQLVGALEHPEQVLMHVAQQNLGTVLYIVFVGALVSAILSTVNSALLVAGALTAHNLVIPLMPRMDERHRLRFDRAAVVVFGLVAYVLALTSEGVYALVEEASSLGSAGVLVCMLFALWGRRIGSAASAIAALVAGIAVYVGGQHLFELPYPYLTSLAAAFCAYLVAAPFGIRHSGQDRAGVAIRNPGS
- a CDS encoding patatin-like phospholipase family protein — encoded protein: MFRRLRLIALLCLPWPYGMAMAAEAPTQGIGLVLSGGGARGAAHIGVLKVLERERIPVAAIAGTSMGAIVGGLYAAGYSAAEIERIILAIDWRELFNDDPPRRELPMRRKEDDLRFLLDFKLGYRDGRIQLPAGVIQGQELLMLLRRLLVSTWNQPDFDALPIPFRCVGTDIGRGEPVVFARGDLALAIRASLSVPAAFAPIQVEGRLMVDGGIVNNLPVDVARSMGARPLLVVNVSEPLLPESRLNSPVAISEQMLTILMQRQTEAALARLGPEDLVLAPQLGEFGSSEFDRVAEAIPAGEQAAAQQLERLHAFRLDEAGYAAWQARHRRRDFDPPLVAFLDVIRDRSRTAGYVENQLAGTVGRPLDVRQLERDIGQAYGAGRYERIDWQLQQRNGQTGLEIVPVDKSWGPNFITFGLQLSDDFAGRNGYQLVAESTLTGLNSFGGEWRNRLSLGELTGLRTELYQPWGSIGQYFTLPFAEYLATNQPLQLLAGADSEYRIERFQTGVEFGYNPRADLQLSLAGVRGRDHARLRIGDPLLLPRRREADFTALVLGLTRDTLDEAEFPARGGRVELEFSAYGRALGGDSRGEVATLSWDEALSHGRHRGLFGLRLHTTWDDPNLLQTTGFLGGFTNLSGFAERELFGEHSLLARAVYYRRLDDTSRLFTVPVYLGGSLEGGNVWEKRRDVSLGDLIGAGSLFLGVDTIFGPVFFGYGLADTGDSAWYLNFGSLLRPRL
- a CDS encoding CBS domain-containing protein translates to MTAISTKTVRDYMTTRLLTFTPDTEIMAAMRQLVTRGHSGAPVVDEDGHVVGMLSEKDCLKVAVLANYEGVSPGLVRDYMSPSVVSVTPDTSLLEVASRFVDAPFKRFAVVVDGKLVGQISRSDVLRAIDELS